One Aerococcus urinaeequi DNA segment encodes these proteins:
- a CDS encoding V-type ATP synthase subunit K, whose translation MNTWFEFFVENGGQIFAMVGIAIAVIFSGMGSARGVGETGAAAAALVKDQPEKFAQTLILQLLPGTQGLYGFVIGIMIYLQLGTGLDLTQGLQYLVAGIPIGLVGWISARWQGHTATAGLQILAKRPENVSNAIIYSIMVETYAILAFVISLLLVLSVG comes from the coding sequence ATGAATACATGGTTTGAATTTTTTGTAGAAAATGGTGGCCAAATCTTTGCTATGGTCGGAATTGCAATTGCCGTAATATTCTCTGGTATGGGTTCTGCTCGTGGTGTTGGTGAAACCGGTGCGGCTGCAGCTGCTTTGGTTAAAGATCAACCTGAAAAATTTGCCCAAACATTAATCTTGCAACTATTACCCGGTACACAAGGTTTATACGGTTTCGTTATCGGTATCATGATTTACTTACAATTAGGCACAGGATTAGACTTAACTCAAGGTCTACAATACTTAGTAGCAGGTATCCCAATCGGTTTAGTAGGTTGGATCTCAGCACGTTGGCAAGGACACACAGCGACAGCTGGTTTACAAATCTTAGCTAAACGTCCTGAAAACGTATCTAACGCTATTATCTACTCTATCATGGTTGAAACTTACGCAATCTTAGCATTCGTTATCTCTCTATTATTAGTACTTTCTGTTGGTTAA
- the tadA gene encoding tRNA adenosine(34) deaminase TadA yields the protein MSEEKDTKFNTLDVDQVAFMEAAIEEAKKAAAIGEVPIGAVVVYQGEIIGRGHNLRETSQDATTHAEILAIQEANRNRASWRLADADLYVTLEPCPMCSGAMIQSRIKRVYYGAYDQKGGTAGTLMNILNDSRFNHQVEVIDGVMHDECKALLQDFFIELRKKRKNSSRKPKVEN from the coding sequence ATGTCAGAAGAAAAGGATACAAAATTCAATACACTTGACGTGGACCAAGTTGCTTTTATGGAGGCAGCGATTGAAGAAGCGAAGAAGGCAGCAGCTATTGGTGAAGTGCCAATTGGGGCAGTTGTCGTCTACCAGGGGGAAATCATCGGGCGTGGCCATAACTTGCGTGAGACCAGCCAGGATGCAACAACCCATGCGGAAATCCTCGCTATACAAGAAGCCAACCGTAATCGAGCATCGTGGCGGCTAGCGGATGCAGATTTGTATGTGACGTTAGAACCCTGTCCTATGTGTTCGGGTGCCATGATACAAAGTCGTATCAAACGTGTCTATTATGGCGCTTATGATCAAAAGGGTGGCACGGCAGGAACATTGATGAATATACTGAATGATAGTCGGTTTAACCATCAAGTTGAAGTCATTGATGGTGTCATGCATGACGAATGTAAAGCACTTTTACAAGATTTTTTTATTGAATTACGCAAGAAACGCAAAAATTCAAGTCGTAAACCAAAAGTAGAAAACTAA
- the treC gene encoding alpha,alpha-phosphotrehalase, translating into MTNDLGKKVIYQVYPKSFNDTDGDGFGDLRGIIEKLDYLETLGVDMIWMNPFYPSPQNDNGYDISDYTAIDPRFGTMDDFEELVREGKKRGIDLMLDMPLNHSSTEHEWFQKALAGDEYYQDFYYIRPAQEDGSLPTNWESKFGGPAWEPFGDTDNYYMHLFDVTQADLNWHNPKVREALFDIIRFWIDKGVHGIRFDVMNVIGKSEVLEDSTGGPGSTQEKRLYTDTENSHAWIREMAQSTFGDIEGFVTVGEMSSTTVEDGVRYTNPEEDKLAMIFSFHHLKVDYKDGEKWSKVDFDFQSLKDILNEWQKGMSDGNGWNALFWNNHDQPRANSRFGDTENYPYETTTMLAQTIHMMRGTPYIFEGEEIGMTNPDFDDINDYNDIETFNNYQILLDKGVSEEEAMEIIKFKSRDTSRTPMQWDDSENAGFTTGTPWLKVADNYKDINVKKELESGKIFPYYQKLIQLRHELPIIQDGAYHELLTDHPEVLAYYRTYGDQILYVFSHFYPGTSQVDLPGSVDLTRDYDKLLGNGDLDKMTASFELGPYETVAFLSK; encoded by the coding sequence ATGACAAATGATTTAGGGAAAAAGGTAATATACCAAGTTTATCCAAAGTCTTTTAACGACACGGATGGGGACGGTTTTGGTGATCTTAGAGGAATCATTGAAAAATTAGACTACCTGGAAACACTAGGTGTCGACATGATTTGGATGAACCCCTTCTACCCATCGCCACAAAATGATAACGGATATGACATTTCAGACTACACAGCCATCGACCCACGTTTTGGAACTATGGATGATTTTGAAGAATTAGTCCGGGAAGGTAAAAAACGCGGTATCGACTTGATGTTGGATATGCCTTTAAACCACTCCTCTACTGAACACGAGTGGTTCCAAAAAGCCCTAGCTGGCGACGAATACTACCAAGACTTCTATTACATTCGCCCCGCTCAAGAAGACGGGTCTCTGCCAACAAACTGGGAATCTAAATTCGGTGGCCCTGCTTGGGAACCATTTGGCGACACTGACAATTACTACATGCACCTCTTCGACGTGACCCAAGCCGACCTAAATTGGCATAATCCAAAAGTGCGTGAAGCCCTATTCGATATCATCCGCTTTTGGATTGATAAAGGCGTACATGGCATTCGTTTTGACGTGATGAATGTAATAGGTAAAAGTGAAGTTCTCGAAGATTCAACAGGTGGTCCAGGTTCTACCCAGGAGAAACGTTTATATACGGATACTGAAAATTCACATGCTTGGATTCGAGAAATGGCTCAATCTACCTTTGGCGATATTGAAGGCTTTGTCACAGTAGGTGAAATGTCCTCTACAACAGTTGAAGACGGTGTTCGTTATACCAATCCTGAAGAAGACAAATTAGCTATGATCTTCTCCTTCCACCATTTAAAAGTTGATTACAAAGACGGCGAGAAATGGTCTAAAGTTGATTTCGACTTCCAATCTTTAAAAGACATTTTAAACGAATGGCAAAAAGGCATGTCAGATGGCAATGGATGGAATGCCCTATTCTGGAACAACCATGACCAACCACGCGCTAACTCTCGTTTCGGTGACACCGAAAACTATCCATACGAAACAACCACCATGCTTGCCCAAACTATTCACATGATGCGTGGTACTCCCTACATCTTTGAAGGGGAAGAAATTGGTATGACAAACCCAGATTTCGACGACATCAACGACTACAACGACATCGAAACATTCAACAACTACCAAATCTTATTAGATAAAGGTGTTTCTGAAGAAGAAGCGATGGAAATTATTAAATTTAAGTCCCGCGATACTAGCCGGACCCCAATGCAATGGGATGATTCAGAAAACGCCGGTTTTACCACTGGTACACCATGGTTGAAAGTAGCTGACAACTACAAAGATATCAACGTGAAGAAGGAACTTGAATCAGGTAAAATCTTCCCGTATTACCAAAAATTAATTCAATTGCGCCATGAACTACCTATCATCCAAGACGGTGCTTACCACGAATTACTAACCGACCACCCGGAAGTATTAGCTTACTACCGAACTTATGGCGACCAAATCTTGTATGTCTTCTCACACTTCTACCCAGGCACCAGTCAAGTTGACCTACCAGGAAGCGTTGATTTAACCCGTGACTATGACAAGTTATTAGGTAATGGTGATTTAGATAAAATGACAGCCTCATTCGAGTTAGGACCGTATGAAACAGTTGCATTCCTTTCGAAATAG
- the treR gene encoding trehalose operon repressor — MYKFEFISADIQNKIHQGIYPVGRLLPSENDLAKTYDVSRETIRKAQKRLEDTGFIQKKQGKGAIVLDFARFSFPISGLTSYKELQESQHFQTATQVLSNKRVAAPDFLVGEDGVEAGEPFIHLIRAREMEGETVIVDHDYLRVSVIQDGVPDEIAEVSIYQYFEQELDLQISFANKEIVAKKADRIDQKHMVLGPDDFIIQVNSHVYLEDATFFQYTSSHHRIDKFRFAEFARRTAH, encoded by the coding sequence ATGTACAAGTTCGAATTTATTTCCGCTGACATTCAAAATAAAATCCACCAGGGCATCTACCCTGTAGGCCGGTTACTTCCGAGTGAAAATGACCTGGCCAAGACGTACGACGTATCGCGCGAAACCATTCGAAAAGCGCAGAAAAGATTGGAAGACACCGGTTTTATCCAGAAGAAACAAGGTAAAGGGGCTATCGTCCTAGACTTTGCCCGTTTTTCTTTTCCTATATCCGGTTTAACTTCCTACAAGGAATTGCAAGAATCCCAACACTTCCAAACTGCAACCCAAGTTTTGAGTAATAAACGGGTAGCGGCACCTGACTTTCTCGTCGGTGAAGACGGTGTTGAAGCGGGCGAACCCTTCATCCACTTGATTCGGGCCCGTGAAATGGAAGGGGAAACGGTCATTGTTGACCACGACTACCTCCGCGTTTCCGTTATCCAAGATGGGGTGCCAGATGAAATTGCGGAAGTATCCATTTATCAATACTTCGAACAAGAATTGGACTTACAAATATCCTTTGCCAATAAGGAAATTGTGGCCAAAAAGGCAGACCGTATCGATCAAAAGCACATGGTCCTTGGCCCAGATGATTTTATCATCCAGGTCAACAGCCATGTATACTTAGAAGATGCCACCTTTTTTCAATATACCTCATCCCACCACCGGATCGACAAATTTAGATTTGCAGAATTTGCACGGCGGACAGCTCATTAA
- a CDS encoding prephenate dehydratase, translating to MMRIGYQGIPGAYSEAATIAFVNEQLHVEIDDERLEIISYDDFQPMVDDLVAEKVDRIVMPIENSTTGLIARTMDIIRYQPVLAKYEHYQPVNHVLWGLPGADIQKVEKVYSHPEALSQCKLLFDRYPNMDPVAYIDTAVSAEFIVQENDLTIAAIASPRAGELHGLQALEPAAYDEAGNMTRFLVFERYDHIDMTNNHDKLMLYIETPHEPGALAKLLQVLDVYRINLEGLNARPIPMKPFRYGFFIEADPSNMIGDLEALEKILKALSTHIQVVAQFKQNR from the coding sequence ATGATGAGAATTGGTTATCAAGGCATACCGGGGGCTTATAGTGAGGCAGCAACAATTGCCTTTGTAAATGAACAATTGCATGTAGAAATTGACGATGAGCGATTGGAAATCATTTCCTATGACGACTTTCAACCTATGGTAGATGACTTAGTGGCTGAAAAAGTAGACCGAATTGTCATGCCAATTGAGAATTCGACAACAGGGTTAATTGCTCGAACAATGGATATTATCCGTTACCAACCTGTCCTAGCAAAATATGAACATTACCAACCGGTTAACCATGTTCTATGGGGCTTGCCTGGTGCTGATATTCAAAAAGTGGAAAAGGTCTACTCTCATCCAGAAGCCCTGTCACAGTGTAAATTATTATTCGACCGCTATCCTAATATGGATCCTGTAGCTTACATTGATACCGCTGTTTCAGCGGAATTTATTGTCCAAGAGAATGACCTTACTATCGCAGCAATTGCTAGTCCGCGAGCAGGTGAATTACACGGCTTGCAAGCTTTAGAACCAGCAGCTTATGATGAAGCTGGTAACATGACACGCTTTTTAGTATTTGAGCGTTACGACCATATTGATATGACCAATAACCATGATAAATTAATGTTATATATTGAAACACCGCATGAACCAGGTGCTTTAGCAAAATTACTACAAGTATTAGATGTTTATCGCATTAACTTGGAGGGGTTAAATGCCCGTCCAATTCCAATGAAACCCTTCCGTTACGGCTTCTTTATTGAAGCAGACCCAAGTAATATGATTGGTGACTTAGAAGCGTTAGAGAAGATCTTAAAAGCATTATCTACTCATATTCAAGTAGTAGCACAATTTAAACAAAATCGTTAG
- a CDS encoding V-type ATP synthase subunit I: MAIAKMQKVSIVTAPSNKDHLLYTLQTMQNIQVSDLSLKVTGQDFTFNNNYQSDQDYQVIYERGREVLHYLSQYQQKVSLKDKITTKRPQMTMDELHQTVDEAAALQLIEKVEALRQKRNDIQDQRQRVEDEQTTIAKWRALDVDPKSLQELKLFDVRLGTIPNDENRHHWQQLKAIEDVAVEEVFANENEIGVAVVALPGHHDNLQAKLAENYFSEVEFNYGQTPEETFQTLESERKQLIKDEEVVVKDIKNMQGSKATIQLAVEEFFNRSQRANAAQLSYDNQQLSLFSGWIEEAQVENLQSALEEAFDVHTFAIILEETTEQEVKEDEVPIKLHNASIVEPFEMITEMYSLPNYREKDPTNWVAGFYMLFFAMMMGDFGYGVLLWIGTLFALKVMDLRKGTKRFVKFGHILSYPTMLIGLAYGSLFGEALPFGLINPTEDALTLMIISLVIGYIHIFVGLCLNIRLQLSRKDYASAYNDGIGWLALLIALAIGITGFMTGMDMLIPIAKWFAIIAAAGIILVPMFTSNNKAVGGVVGLYNLYGVSSYVGDFVSYTRLMALGISGGAIAMSFNILFTILPVPVRFSAGILMIIALQLFNMFLSLLSAYVHSMRLVFVEFFGKFYEGGGRAFKPIRTLQEFVSLKDVEEN, encoded by the coding sequence ATGGCAATCGCTAAGATGCAAAAAGTATCGATTGTAACGGCGCCAAGTAACAAGGACCACTTGTTATACACTTTACAAACGATGCAGAATATACAAGTTAGTGACCTTTCCTTAAAGGTAACCGGTCAAGACTTTACCTTCAACAATAATTACCAAAGTGATCAAGATTATCAAGTCATTTATGAACGCGGGCGAGAAGTATTACATTATCTAAGTCAATACCAACAAAAGGTATCTTTAAAGGATAAAATTACGACCAAACGCCCACAAATGACCATGGATGAACTACATCAAACTGTGGATGAAGCAGCAGCTTTACAATTGATTGAAAAAGTCGAAGCCTTAAGACAAAAGCGTAACGACATTCAAGACCAACGCCAACGGGTTGAAGATGAACAAACAACCATCGCCAAATGGCGGGCCCTAGATGTTGATCCAAAATCTCTACAAGAATTAAAACTATTCGATGTTCGTCTAGGAACGATTCCAAATGACGAAAACCGTCACCACTGGCAACAATTAAAAGCCATTGAAGATGTGGCTGTTGAAGAAGTTTTTGCTAACGAGAATGAAATTGGTGTCGCAGTCGTTGCCTTACCAGGTCACCACGACAACCTGCAAGCAAAACTTGCAGAAAATTATTTCTCTGAAGTAGAGTTTAATTACGGACAAACCCCAGAAGAGACCTTCCAAACATTGGAAAGTGAACGGAAACAACTTATCAAAGATGAGGAAGTCGTTGTTAAAGACATTAAAAACATGCAAGGATCTAAAGCCACTATTCAATTAGCGGTAGAAGAATTCTTTAACCGTAGTCAACGTGCCAACGCAGCACAGCTTTCATATGATAACCAACAGTTATCTTTATTCAGTGGTTGGATTGAAGAAGCGCAAGTTGAAAACTTGCAAAGCGCTTTAGAAGAAGCTTTTGATGTGCACACGTTTGCTATTATTTTAGAAGAAACAACAGAACAAGAAGTTAAAGAAGATGAAGTGCCAATCAAATTACATAATGCTTCTATAGTAGAACCATTCGAAATGATTACTGAAATGTACTCATTGCCAAATTACCGGGAGAAAGACCCAACCAACTGGGTAGCTGGTTTCTACATGTTATTCTTCGCAATGATGATGGGTGACTTTGGTTATGGTGTACTCCTTTGGATTGGGACACTCTTCGCCTTGAAGGTAATGGATTTACGGAAAGGGACCAAACGTTTCGTTAAATTTGGTCATATCCTATCCTATCCAACCATGTTAATTGGTTTAGCTTATGGATCCCTATTTGGTGAAGCTTTACCATTCGGTTTGATCAATCCAACTGAAGATGCCTTAACCCTAATGATTATCTCTTTAGTGATTGGTTACATTCACATCTTTGTAGGTTTATGCTTAAATATCAGATTACAGCTTAGTCGTAAAGATTATGCATCAGCCTATAATGACGGTATTGGTTGGTTAGCACTGTTAATAGCGCTAGCTATTGGTATTACTGGCTTTATGACCGGTATGGATATGTTGATTCCTATTGCAAAATGGTTTGCTATTATTGCAGCTGCAGGAATTATCTTGGTTCCTATGTTCACGAGTAATAATAAGGCAGTTGGTGGTGTCGTTGGTTTGTATAACTTATACGGTGTATCTTCGTATGTAGGAGATTTCGTTTCTTATACACGACTAATGGCTTTAGGTATTTCAGGTGGAGCTATTGCCATGTCCTTTAATATCTTGTTCACCATCTTGCCAGTGCCTGTTCGATTTTCAGCGGGTATTTTGATGATTATCGCCTTACAATTATTTAACATGTTCTTATCATTACTATCTGCCTACGTTCATAGTATGCGCTTAGTATTCGTTGAGTTCTTTGGTAAATTTTATGAAGGTGGCGGGCGTGCCTTTAAGCCGATTCGCACACTACAAGAGTTTGTTTCTCTAAAAGACGTAGAAGAAAATTAA
- the treP gene encoding PTS system trehalose-specific EIIBC component — MSDFKQDAKSLLDDIGGKENIHAVTHCATRMRFVLNDPKQADVKAIEEIPSVKGTFTQSGQFQVIIGNKVADFYNDFEAVSGVSGTSKEAVKAAAADQQQNWLQKAMTFLAEVFAPIIPAIIVGGLILGFRNVLEGVPMEFLGQKIIDGVAQTMGDGTPQYNTIVDVSSFWAGVNSFLWLPGEAIFHFLPVGITWSVTRKMGTTQILGIVLGITLVSPQLLNAYAAPDAILAGEVPQWDFGFFQLDMIGYQAQVLPAMFAGLSLAWLEKFWRKYIPEMISMIFVPFLSLVPAIILAHTVLGPIGWTVGTWISGVVYAGLTGPVSWLFGLIFGALYSPLVITGLHHMTNAIDTQLVADFGGTGLWPMIALSNIAQASAVMAIWWTTRQDEKENQITIPSAVSAYLGVTEPAMFGVTIKYVYPFIAAMIGSGLAGLLSTTVGITANSIGVGGLPGILAIQFQYWGWFLLAMAIAIVVPFALTIVFKKTGFLANNKIDFNIKF; from the coding sequence ATGAGTGATTTTAAACAGGATGCTAAATCCTTACTGGATGACATTGGGGGTAAGGAAAATATCCACGCCGTTACACACTGTGCAACGCGTATGCGGTTTGTATTAAATGATCCTAAACAAGCGGATGTTAAAGCTATTGAAGAGATCCCTTCTGTTAAAGGAACATTTACCCAATCTGGTCAATTCCAAGTTATTATTGGGAACAAGGTAGCAGATTTTTACAACGATTTTGAAGCGGTTTCCGGTGTTTCTGGTACGTCAAAAGAAGCGGTGAAAGCTGCAGCTGCCGACCAGCAACAAAATTGGCTACAAAAGGCAATGACCTTCTTAGCTGAAGTATTTGCACCAATTATTCCAGCAATTATCGTCGGGGGGCTTATTTTAGGTTTCCGTAACGTGCTTGAAGGGGTGCCAATGGAGTTCCTTGGGCAAAAAATTATTGATGGTGTTGCGCAAACGATGGGTGACGGTACACCTCAATACAACACGATTGTTGATGTTTCATCATTCTGGGCCGGGGTGAACAGCTTCCTTTGGTTACCGGGTGAAGCCATTTTCCACTTCTTACCAGTTGGGATTACATGGTCTGTAACACGTAAAATGGGTACCACTCAAATTCTTGGTATCGTATTAGGTATCACATTAGTTTCACCACAATTACTAAATGCTTATGCTGCACCAGATGCTATCCTAGCTGGTGAAGTACCACAATGGGACTTCGGTTTCTTCCAATTAGATATGATTGGTTACCAAGCCCAAGTATTACCGGCCATGTTCGCAGGTTTATCATTGGCTTGGCTTGAAAAATTCTGGCGTAAATACATCCCAGAGATGATATCAATGATTTTCGTGCCATTCTTATCATTAGTACCTGCCATTATCTTGGCGCATACAGTTTTAGGCCCCATCGGTTGGACTGTAGGTACTTGGATCTCTGGTGTTGTGTACGCTGGTTTAACTGGACCTGTTTCTTGGTTGTTCGGTTTAATCTTTGGTGCCCTATACTCTCCACTTGTAATTACTGGTTTACACCATATGACCAACGCAATCGATACACAGTTAGTGGCTGACTTTGGTGGTACTGGTTTATGGCCAATGATCGCCCTATCAAATATTGCTCAAGCATCTGCGGTTATGGCAATTTGGTGGACAACTCGTCAAGATGAGAAAGAAAATCAAATTACCATTCCATCAGCTGTATCAGCTTACTTAGGGGTAACTGAACCGGCAATGTTCGGTGTAACCATTAAATATGTTTACCCATTTATTGCAGCGATGATTGGTTCAGGTTTAGCCGGTTTACTTTCAACAACAGTTGGAATTACAGCTAACTCAATCGGGGTTGGTGGTTTACCTGGCATCCTAGCGATTCAATTCCAATACTGGGGTTGGTTCTTACTAGCTATGGCCATCGCCATCGTTGTACCATTCGCATTGACAATTGTATTTAAGAAAACTGGTTTCTTAGCTAATAACAAAATCGATTTCAATATCAAGTTCTAG
- a CDS encoding V-type ATP synthase subunit E produces the protein MADIQILVDQVLANAENEEKASLAAFEAETNEEINKAKAQNDEQIVTEKQHIENAEARKLQTQKQSYLNVLRNEKLQAKQALLEKVYQQAIVELQQLSSEEFTSFIKGALDQVAGTENLTLTVGEFSQHQFDADQVKALNPSIQLDDTFLPKRSGFVLSNEEVDYNFTFESIIDQKKKALAPKLVKQAF, from the coding sequence ATGGCAGATATTCAAATTTTAGTCGATCAAGTACTAGCCAATGCTGAAAACGAAGAAAAAGCATCATTAGCGGCATTTGAAGCTGAAACGAATGAAGAAATCAACAAAGCCAAAGCGCAAAACGATGAGCAAATTGTGACTGAAAAGCAACACATCGAAAACGCTGAAGCTAGAAAATTACAAACACAAAAACAAAGCTATTTAAACGTCTTACGTAATGAAAAATTACAAGCTAAACAAGCCTTACTAGAAAAAGTCTACCAACAAGCTATTGTTGAATTACAACAATTATCAAGCGAAGAGTTTACTAGTTTTATTAAAGGCGCTTTAGACCAAGTAGCAGGCACTGAGAACCTTACGTTAACAGTAGGTGAATTCAGCCAACATCAATTCGACGCTGACCAAGTGAAAGCCTTAAACCCATCTATTCAATTAGATGACACTTTCCTTCCTAAGCGTTCAGGTTTTGTCTTAAGTAACGAAGAAGTGGACTATAACTTTACTTTTGAATCAATCATTGACCAAAAGAAAAAAGCATTAGCGCCAAAATTAGTGAAACAAGCATTCTAA
- a CDS encoding nucleoside hydrolase, with protein MDKRKVIIDTDPGIDDAAALMTALSDDSLEILGFTTVAGNKGLDMTTTNAVRVSTYFDGRVKIYPGADNDYTSLKENKPPRENATGNIHGSNGMGGVDFPYDESLIQDQHAVDFILEQVKAHPGEIDLITLGPLTNIALAVEKDLATMKQVRSIMSMGGAAFDGNTNPVAEFNYWFDPVSVDIVYQALGESVPITMVGLDVTRPSLLDMNDLEFIRQAGGELGGMIREMFDDYVLNSFENEGKIGIVIHDLVAVVGYLHPEILTEVYHTNLVIETKGEYTYGQTVIDFEERTDRPKNVYIAMDIDIEAYKAHVISTLFGEDKYHQYLDMLD; from the coding sequence ATGGATAAACGTAAGGTAATTATTGATACGGACCCAGGAATTGACGATGCGGCGGCCTTGATGACCGCCTTGTCGGACGATAGCTTGGAAATTTTAGGTTTCACCACGGTTGCCGGGAATAAGGGATTGGATATGACCACTACGAATGCGGTTCGGGTATCTACTTATTTCGATGGTCGCGTGAAGATCTATCCGGGCGCTGACAACGATTATACCTCTTTAAAAGAGAACAAACCACCAAGAGAGAATGCGACTGGGAATATCCATGGATCGAACGGAATGGGTGGCGTTGATTTCCCCTATGATGAAAGTTTGATTCAAGACCAACATGCAGTTGACTTCATTCTTGAGCAAGTTAAAGCACATCCTGGTGAAATCGACCTAATTACCTTAGGACCACTAACGAATATTGCTTTGGCCGTTGAAAAAGACTTAGCGACCATGAAACAAGTCCGGTCAATCATGTCTATGGGTGGGGCTGCTTTTGACGGGAACACGAACCCGGTAGCGGAATTTAACTACTGGTTTGACCCCGTTTCAGTCGATATCGTCTATCAAGCCTTGGGCGAATCTGTTCCGATTACAATGGTTGGTTTAGACGTGACGAGACCGTCCCTCTTAGATATGAACGACTTAGAATTTATCCGTCAAGCAGGCGGTGAACTAGGCGGCATGATTCGTGAAATGTTCGACGATTATGTCCTGAACTCATTTGAAAATGAAGGCAAAATTGGGATCGTTATCCATGACCTAGTAGCAGTTGTTGGCTATCTGCACCCAGAAATTTTGACCGAAGTCTACCATACTAACTTGGTCATTGAAACTAAAGGTGAGTATACTTACGGACAGACCGTCATTGACTTTGAGGAGCGTACTGACCGACCAAAAAATGTCTACATCGCAATGGATATCGATATTGAAGCTTATAAAGCCCACGTGATTTCAACCCTATTTGGCGAAGACAAATACCATCAATACCTAGACATGCTGGATTAA